Proteins co-encoded in one Juglans regia cultivar Chandler chromosome 16, Walnut 2.0, whole genome shotgun sequence genomic window:
- the LOC109003556 gene encoding protein FAR1-RELATED SEQUENCE 5-like, producing the protein MGKGEEHSSLQTPSRSNSPTADIPSSNRYFVDYTSAGYYGPLPGWPMPFPPYPDGGQYPTNIQVNADYPTPPLMTTSSAMSGGDDTEEAPLCRETDIPCTSGIVEESKEDRPNLQETEEGIVGTPQLEDEVGGDMIEEPKSGMEFNSFEELMDYYKQYAKKSGFGVMIRRTDKGDDGTVRYATLGCARGGKARNRTLNVARPRPTGKTECKAKVNALKVDGKFRLTTVNNLHNHGLSPNKSRFFRCNREVSDSVKRVLDINDMAGIRMNKSFGSLVVGAGGFENLPFLENDCRNYIDKARHLRLGKGGAEALREYFCRMQYKNPGFFALIDLDDDGRLRNVFWADPRSRAAYQYFGDVCMDGIAPKAIITDQDRAMKNAIAIVFPESRHRLCLWHILKKVPEKLSSYASYKSGMKNALMKCVYDTQTVDEFEKCWDHFITSYKLHENAWLSSLYTERKYWVPAFLKDCFWAGMSTTQRSESMNAFFDGYVHAKTNLKEFVDQFDSALKKKVESENNADFHSFSVTIPCISRSPIEKRFQELYTNAKFREVQMQLTGIIDLDPELLKRDGAVKTYLVEDEVRVEKFTKSVTFYVDFSEENADAKCSCGLFQMRGILCRHILAGINGQMLPDIQVY; encoded by the exons ATGGGAAAAGGGGAAGAACACTCATCTTTGCAAACACCATCTCGTTCAAATTCTCCAACCGcg GATATACCATCAAGTAACCGGTACTTTGTAGATTACACTAGTGCTGGTTACTACGGACCACTTCCTGGCTGGCCAATGCCTTTTCCGCCATATCCAGATGGCGGCCAATATCCAACAAACATTCAAGTG aatGCTGATTACCCGACTCCTCCTCTCATGACTACAAGCTCCGCTATGAGTGGAGGAGATGATACAGAGGAAGCACCTCTATGTAGAGAAACTGATATTCCATGTACCTCTGGAATAGTTGAAGAAAGCAAAGAAGATAGACCAAATTTACAAGAAACTGAGGAAGGCATTGTTGGGACACCGCAGTTAGAGGATGAAGTTGGTGGTGATATGATTGAAGAGCCAAAGTCGGGAATGGagtttaattcttttgaagaattaatggATTATTATAAGCAATATGCTAAGAAATCAGGGTTTGGGGTAATGATAAGAAGGACTGATAAAGGGGATGATGGGACTGTCCGATATGCCACCCTTGGTTGTGCCCGTGGTGGGAAGGCCCGAAATAGGACATTGAATGTCGCTAGACCACGTCCAACAGGAAAGACAGAGTGTAAGGCAAAGgttaatgccttaaaagttgatGGAAAGTTCCGGTTGACAACAGTGAATAATCTCCATAACCATGGCCTTAGCCCAAATAAATCTCGCTTCTTccgatgtaatagagaagtgagtgactcTGTAAAAAGAGTCCTAGATATAAATGATATGGCTGGGATccgaatgaataagagtttcggATCTCTCGTCGTTGGCGCTGGTGGATTCGAGAACCTTccatttttagaaaatgattgtcGTAATTATATCGACAAGGCAAGACATCTAAGGCTTGGGAAAGGTGGTGCTGAAGCTCTTCgagagtatttttgtaggatgcagtacaaaaatcctGGTTTCTTTGCACTGATTGATTTGGATGATGACGGGAGGTTAAGGAATGTCTTCTGGGcagacccccgtagtagggcaGCCTACCAATATTTCGGGGATGTG tgtatggatggtatcgCTCCGAAAGCTATTATCACCGATCAAGAcagagcgatgaaaaatgcaattgctatTGTCTTTCCTGAAAGCCGACATCGACTTTGTTTGTGGCATATTCTGAAAAAAGTTCCCGAGAAGTTGTCCTCTTATGCTTCCTACAAAAGTGGGATGAAGAAtgcattgatgaaatgtgtgtatgatACACAAACtgttgatgagtttgagaaatgttgggatcATTTTATCACCTCTTACAAGTTGCATGAGAATGCCTGGCTTTCAAGTTTATACACTGAGCGTAAGTATTGGGTGCCAGCATTCTTGAAGGACTGTTTCTGGGCTGGGATGAGTACAACGCAACGcagcgagagcatgaatgcttttttcgaTGGCTATGTTCATGCAaaaacaaacttgaaagaatttgtcGATCAGTTTGATAGTgcgttgaaaaaaaaagttgagagtGAAAATAACGCGGACTTCCATTCATTTAGCGTTACCATTCcttgcatatctagatctcctATCGAAAAGAGATTTCAAGAACTGTACACTAATGCTAAATTTAGGGAAGTTCAGATGCAACTTACTGGCATTATCGATTTGGATCCAGAGTTACTTAAGAGGGATGGTGCAGTAAAGACCTATCtggtagaggatgaagttcgGGTTGAAAAGTTCACTAAGTCTGTTACGTTTTATGTGGACTTTAGTGAGGAAAATGCAGATGCTAAGTGTTCGTGTGGTTTATTTCAGATGAGGGGTATATTGTGCAGGCACATTCTCGCT GGGATCAACGGCCAGATGCTTCcagatattcaagtctattaa